CACGCACACTTACCAAGAACGAATTGACAACCTGAAAATGCTGAAGGGTCTCGGCTTTGAAATTTGCTCCGGCGGCATCATCGGCATGGGTGAAACGCCCGAAGATGTCGTCGATATGCTTTTCGAACTGCTGGAAATCAATCCCGACTCGGTGCCCATCAACTTCTTGCTTCCGGTAGAAGGCACGCGCCTAGCGAAGCGCGACATTTCAGCTCTCACGCCCGAATACTGCATCAAGGTGCTTTGCCTTGCGCGTCTGATGCTCCCGAAATCGGACATCCGCTGTGCCGCCGGCCGCGAAATGTATTTCAAGGGACACGAGAAGACGCTTTTCAAGGTGGCCGATTCCATATTCGCGTCAGGCTACCTCACCGAAGGCGGCCAGAGTCTCGAAGAAACATTCCGCACCATCGAGGCGGCGGGCTTCACCTGGCAAGTGGAAAGCGAATCATCCCACTAGCTTCAAAAAATACTGGTGGATGCTAGTGTCGCTATTGAGTTCCGGGTGAAATGAAAGTGCGATCTGGTTCTTGTAGCGAACGGCAACGATTTGCTCGGGAGCATCTGCAGTATTTGAACTTGCCGTACGCGAAAGGACTTCGATGCCTTTGCCGACTGATTCAAAGAAGGGCGCGCGAATAAAAGTCTGCGGAACTTTTCCGACGTGCGCGACTTCGTTTTCCGTAAAGAAGCTGCCGAGTTGCCGACCGTAGGCATTGCGGCGGATAATCGCGGGGAACGTCGCGAAATGCGCCTTGTTTTCGCCTGCAATTTTTTCGGCAAGGAGGATTGCGCCGGCACATGTTGCAAGCACAGGCAGGCCTTCGACAATCTTTTTTCGAAGAGGCTCGAAAAGCCCCAAATCGTGGAGCAGCTTCCCTTGCACGGTACTTTCTCCACCGGGGAGTACGAGACCGTCTAAATGGCGGTCAAGGTCGCGTAACTGCCTGATTTCAAATACTTCGGCGCCCAGCGATTTGAGGATACGTTCATGTTCAATGAACGCCCCCTGCACCGCGAGTACGCCAATTTGCGGTTTGATAATTCCCATTATTTTCCCCTTTCGGCCATCAGCAGCGCGATTTCCTGTTCGTTGATACCGACCATGGCTTCGCCCAAGTCTTCAGAAAGTTTGGCGATAAGCTTTGCATCGGTGTAATTGGTAACTGCCTGTACAATGGCGGCGGCGCGCTTGGCGGGGTTACCTGACTTGAAGATTCCGGAGCCTACGAAAACGCCTTCGGCACCGAGTTGCATCATGAGGGCGGCATCGGCGGGGGTGGCAACACCACCGGCAGCGAAGTTCACCACGGGGAGTTTCTTGTGGTCGTGAACGAAGCGCACCAGGTCGTACGACACCTGGAGTTCCTTGGCACGGTTAAAGAGTTCATCTTCGCGCATGTTCGAAATGCGGGCGATTTCCTGGTTCATCAGGCGCATGTGTCGTACGGCCTGGACGATGTCGCCCGTACCCGGCTCCCCCTTGGTACGGATCATCGACGCTCCTTCTTCAATACGGCGCAGCGCTTCGCCCAAATCCTTGGCGCCGCAAACGAACGGCACATCAAATTCTCGCTTATTGATGTGGAAAATGTCGTCGGCAGGAGAGAGCACTTCGCTTTCGTCGATGTAGTCGATCTCGATGGCCTGCAAAATTTGCGCTTCGGCAAAATGACCGATACGGCATTTGGCCATGACCGGGATAGAGACGGCGTCCTGAATGCCCTTAATCATCTTGGGGTCGCTCATGCGCGATACACCGCCCGCGGCACGGATGTCGGCAGGAATGCGTTCCAGGGCCATCACGGCGGCGGCACCTGCGGCTTCGGCAATTTTGGCTTGTTCGGGGGTAGTCACATCCATAATGACGCCACCCTTGAGCATCTGGGCAAGGTTCTTGTTGAGTTCGTAACGGTTCTGGTCAGACATGTACATCTCCTTGAAAGTGATTGTTTTGTTTACGACGCTTAATTTAAAACATTCGCTTGACCTGCACAATATTCAGTTTTTTACTATTTTTATAAGGTCAGTTAAATATCAGATTAACAATATTAATAAGGTCAGTTTAATGTTCACTTACGATATGTCCAAGGCGGGAGCAAATAGCCTCTACCATTACCTTTATCAATGCATCAAAAAAGATATCGTAAGCGGAAACGTCCTTGCCGAAGAACAGCTCCCTTCCAAACGTAACCTCGCGCAGAATCTTGGCGTTAGCGTCGTGACGGTTGAAAATGCTTACGCACAGCTCCTCGCCGAAGGTTTCATCTACTCGCTCCCTAAAAAGGGCTTCTTTGTTGCGGACATTAATGCCGCAGCTAATGAACAAGCCCATCGGAATCGCAAGAAATCTCGCACACGCAGGCTCCGCGCAGAACTCTCCGACGAATCAGAACATGTCAACCCGAAATATATCGCCGACTTTGCAAGTAACGGTTCCGATATCGAGGCGTTCCCCTTTACCACTTGGGCAAAAATCACTCGCGAGGTCCTTTGCGAAAGGCAAAATGATATGCTGCAAGTTTCTCCGGGAATGGGCTCGCTAGAACTTCGCCGAGCCATTGCCCGCATGCTCCGCGAATTCAGAAATATCCAGGTATCGCCCGAACAGATTGTCATTGGCGCCGGAACTGATTACCTTTATGGTTTGCTAGTACAATTGCTCGGATTTGACAAGTGCTATGGCGTAGAAGACCCTGGTTGGAGCAAAATATCGAAGCTCTATAGCCAATACGGCGTCAAAGTTCGTCACGTCCCTATTCTGAACGATAACTTTGTGGACTCGGTCGCAGATTTCGGCGTTGACGTGATGCATATTTCCCCTGCCCATCATTTTCCGACAGGAAAGGTGATGCCCATTGGCGAGCGTTACCGCTTGCTCAGCTGGGCTACTGAATCGCCGAGACGCTACATTGTAGAAGATGATTATGACAGCGAATTTCGCATGACAGGAAAGCCTATTCCTGCGTTGCAAAACATCGATGTTTCTGAGAAGGTGATTTACCTGAATACATTCTCCAAAACGATGACATCTGCGATTAGGCTTAGTTATATGGTGCTCCCGCCGCATCTTGTCGAAAAATTTCATCAGAAACTTTCGTTCTACTCTTGTTCCGTATCGAATCTGGACCAGTACGTCATGGCTAAATTCATCGACTTGGGCTATTACGAGACTCACATCAACCGCATGCGTAACCTTTACCGCGCCAAGCGCGACGCGCTGCTGTCGGCAATAAGAAAAAGCAGGCTTTCAAGCGTTGTTCGCATTTATGAAGAAGATGCCGGTCTGCACTTTATTTTGGAAGCGTCAATAAAATGTTCTGATTCCGATTTTTGCAGGCAGCTGCGCCAAAAAGGCGTTAACATCAAGGCCCTTTCGGAATACTATTTCGAAGCGCAGCCCTCTGTGCACAAGTTCGTCATTAACTATTCCTCGGTGGATAAGAGGAATGTGCAAAAGGCGGTGCAGGCTTTCGCATTGCTCTGTAAGTAAAGAACGCCCTTGGCGTTTAATAACGTCGAGGACGTGTTTTGCGAGTCGAGATGCAAAAGCGACTTACTTTTCGTTGCGCAATTTCTTTGCTGCCGCCACGAGATTCTTGAGGCTTGCCGTGGTTTCGATTTCGCCGCGGGTCTTGAGGCCACAATCGGGGTTTACCCACACGTTTTCTTGCGGCACCTTCGCATGCACCAGGCGGAATGCGGGAATCGCCCAGTCGAGGTATTCCTTGTGCCAGTCGCTCTTGCGGAGCGGCAGCTTTTCGCGGAGGGCGGCTTCGTCAATCTGGATAATGCGAATGCCGTTCTTTTCGAGGTCAAGGACTTCATCGCGCTACGCCAAAGCCTACATTGCAGCCCTTTTAAGGCATTGTAAATAAAAAAAAGACCCCCGGCGCGGGTTACGCCAGGGGCAGGTTTTTGGAGTTGTGATTATTGGATGCTTGCGGTAAAGCGAGCGGCGATGGCGACATCGGCGATTTCATTTTCGCTGTAGGCGCTCAACTGAATTTTGCTGTGCTTGCCGAATTTCTTGATGAGGCTTACCGTCCAGGCGAGTTCGTCGGCATCCTTGTTCAGTTCGTCGCGGTCCTTGAAGTATTCAAGTTCCGCGTAAAAACTGTTCAAGATACCTGCGGTCGGAATTTCGAGACCGACGAAAAACGGAGTGTAATCGGAGCCCTGGGCATATTCAGGCTTGATGGCGTTTGCGGCCGTTAAATCTTCGCCGTCACCCGTGGTGATGTAGGCGACTTCACCATAAACGCCAAGGTTCTTGAGGAGGTAGTAGCTTGCGCGACCCGCAATGCGGTGCGTCACTTCGGCAGTGTGCTGGATTGGGTCAAGAACGTTTCCACGGTAGGCAGCGCTGATTTTTGCATCGCCGAGCTTGAGGGTTTCTTCGGCGCGGAGGTAGCCGGTGTCGAACTTACTGTCGTATGTACCGAGCAACAAGCTGAAGCTGGAAACGCCTACATCATAGCCGATGCCGAGAGCATCATGCTGGTAATCGCGGGCAAGGAATCCGCGCTTGCTCAGGTGCACGTCCACGTAGGTACCGAAGTTACCTGCAACGGTCCAGTCCGTACGGAAACGACCGAACTGCGTGCTGAAATTACCGAAATCAGAGTTCCACTTGTACTTGGCGTAGTAGGTATCGGCGCTAATCTTGTCCTGTGCCGTTTTTGTAGCCTTGACATTGCCGTCTTGATCAACGGTCACGTCGGTCACGTTCTTGTTGCCAAAGGCCGGAGAGAAAATACGAATGTTGATTACCGCTTCAAAGTCATCGGAAGAATACTTTCCACCGATGTTTGCACGCAAGAAGGAATTGTCAAGCGTATTGTCGGCATCGTTATCGTAAACGGCCTTAATGGCCTGGGCCTGCACGTTTCCGGTAAGCTTGAAAGCGGGTTCCTCTTTCGGTTTTTCAGGCGCGGCAGTTTCGGCCTTGGGGGGTTCCGCTACGGGAGCTGTAGCTGCGGGAGCTGCTTCTGCAGAAGTTTCATTTGCAGAGGCAACGGGTGCTTCGGCAGGTGCTTCCGCAACAGGAGTTTCAGCGACGGGAGTTTCGGCAGGGGCTTCTTCCACGGGTGCGCTTGTGGCCTGAGTTTCCGGAGCAGCAGTTGCTTCGGGAGCGGCGGTTGCTGAGCCGGTTGATGAGCTTGCCGAATTAGTCGAAGCATCGGCAGCCGGAGTTTCTGCTGCCGGGGCCTCAGCGGCAGGGGCCGCGGCCACAGGAGCTTCTGCTGCGGGGGCAACATCCTGTGCGAAAACGTTGGAGGCGAAAAGGGAAGTCGTAATGGCCGCTGCGGCGGCGAACTTTGCAAAATTATGATTCATTCTTAAACTCCTTGGTTATGGTTATTTTTTTAGTTCTTCTTTTGTGCGCACAAATATAGAAGGCACTTTTTATTTTGTCCAATACTTTAATTTTATGCGGAGTTATCGTTTTTTGCTATAAAAAATCCCCGTCTTCGCGGGGGATGACGATGGCGTGCACCGACTGTTACTTTATCACAACTTTTCGATACGTGTCGAAAGCGGCCCACTTGCGGAAGAATTCTTCTCGTCCAAATTCACCTGCTTCGGCATATTCGCGCAGAAGCCTTGAAACATCTTCGTCGGAGAACACCTTGATTTCAAAGCCTCGCCCGTTGATGACGGGGAATCCGTCGTAAAGATATTTGGCCGATTCCGTAATTTCGGCAATTCGCTTGCCGCGCACCTTCACGGCTACGCTGTCACGCAAGATGATAATGTCGAAATCGTCGGGATAGTGGTAGCTTTCGCCTACGGTCGGGATTTCGTCACCGACAGTGTAGTGCTGCCTTACGGGCTGCTGCTTCACCACGGAGAGTGTCGCCGTGTCGTAGAAAAATTCTTCGAAGATTTCTCCACGACCGTGGCGTTCACCCTGCACGAATTCAGCCTTTTCGCCTGCGGCAATCTGCCTTTCAAAAAGATCTTCCACGACTCCACAAGCCGATGTCGCATGGGTCACGCGGTCGATCAAAATCAGTTCGCCCAAGGTCTTGTGCTTCTCGAAAAGGTCCACGACAATTCCTTCGGCAAATACAATTTCAACAACGGCGATGCCATTCTTGTTGAGCGTTTCAGTAGCCTGGTGTGCACCCGTATTCACGTCAATCGCATACTCGATTTTAGTGAGTATTCCGGGAATCGTTTTCGTCCCGAGTTTTACAAGGTAGTCCTTGCCGAGCGAAAGCGGTTCGTCATCCATCCA
Above is a window of Fibrobacter sp. DNA encoding:
- the pdxS gene encoding pyridoxal 5'-phosphate synthase lyase subunit PdxS, with protein sequence MSDQNRYELNKNLAQMLKGGVIMDVTTPEQAKIAEAAGAAAVMALERIPADIRAAGGVSRMSDPKMIKGIQDAVSIPVMAKCRIGHFAEAQILQAIEIDYIDESEVLSPADDIFHINKREFDVPFVCGAKDLGEALRRIEEGASMIRTKGEPGTGDIVQAVRHMRLMNQEIARISNMREDELFNRAKELQVSYDLVRFVHDHKKLPVVNFAAGGVATPADAALMMQLGAEGVFVGSGIFKSGNPAKRAAAIVQAVTNYTDAKLIAKLSEDLGEAMVGINEQEIALLMAERGK
- a CDS encoding PLP-dependent aminotransferase family protein, producing MFTYDMSKAGANSLYHYLYQCIKKDIVSGNVLAEEQLPSKRNLAQNLGVSVVTVENAYAQLLAEGFIYSLPKKGFFVADINAAANEQAHRNRKKSRTRRLRAELSDESEHVNPKYIADFASNGSDIEAFPFTTWAKITREVLCERQNDMLQVSPGMGSLELRRAIARMLREFRNIQVSPEQIVIGAGTDYLYGLLVQLLGFDKCYGVEDPGWSKISKLYSQYGVKVRHVPILNDNFVDSVADFGVDVMHISPAHHFPTGKVMPIGERYRLLSWATESPRRYIVEDDYDSEFRMTGKPIPALQNIDVSEKVIYLNTFSKTMTSAIRLSYMVLPPHLVEKFHQKLSFYSCSVSNLDQYVMAKFIDLGYYETHINRMRNLYRAKRDALLSAIRKSRLSSVVRIYEEDAGLHFILEASIKCSDSDFCRQLRQKGVNIKALSEYYFEAQPSVHKFVINYSSVDKRNVQKAVQAFALLCK
- the pdxT gene encoding pyridoxal 5'-phosphate synthase glutaminase subunit PdxT; amino-acid sequence: MGIIKPQIGVLAVQGAFIEHERILKSLGAEVFEIRQLRDLDRHLDGLVLPGGESTVQGKLLHDLGLFEPLRKKIVEGLPVLATCAGAILLAEKIAGENKAHFATFPAIIRRNAYGRQLGSFFTENEVAHVGKVPQTFIRAPFFESVGKGIEVLSRTASSNTADAPEQIVAVRYKNQIALSFHPELNSDTSIHQYFLKLVG